The proteins below come from a single Cinclus cinclus chromosome 23, bCinCin1.1, whole genome shotgun sequence genomic window:
- the FBLIM1 gene encoding filamin-binding LIM protein 1 encodes MAPVMLPRKAEKRIASSIFITLVPPQRDVASKEETQQKPQPDGAEVPGSHHSQILLSDPMLPYGETHTVAPVPSSPPVLPLSEVPQPSSGEALGLALQQLDLAAPATLQAPSTFPAELKPPTFCHEQAGKQQWQDVNGYLERDSSRDICAFCHKALGPQEPTVEAMRKQYHPDCFTCRTCHRLLAGQRYFQRDGCPTCDTCFQATLEKCAMCQELITEHIVRALGKGYHPSCFSCAACGRAMGTESFAVDEQGDVYCVPDFYRKYAAVCSACERPIVPHEDEDTYKIECLGRSFHESCYRCEICRMPLSPEMTENGCYPLDDHLLCKSCHVRCCSESSC; translated from the exons ATGGCTCCAGTAAtgttgccaaggaaagcagagaagAGGATTGCTTCGTCCATCTTCATCAcccttgtgccaccacagagagATGTGGCCAGCAAGGAGGAAACCCAACAGAAGCCACAGCCAGATGGTGCCGAGGTCCCTGGCAGCCATCACTCCCAGATCCTGCTCTCAGACCCCATGTTGCCCTATGGAG AAACCCACACGGTGGCCCCTGTACCTTCATCCCCACCAGTCCTTCCCCTCTCTGAAGTGCCCCAGCCCTCATCTGGAGAGGCGCTGGGTCTGGCACTGCAACAACTGGACCTTGCAGCACCTGCCACCCTCCAG GCCCCTTCCACCTTCCCTGCTGAATTGAAGCCACCCACATTTTGTCATGAGCAAGCAGGcaagcagcagtggcaggatgTGAATGGGTACCTGGAGAGGGACAGCTCCAGAG ACATCTGTGCCTTCTGCCACAAAGCGCTGGGGCCCCAGGAGCCGACAGTGGAGGCAATGCGGAAGCAGTACCACCCTGACTGCTTCACCTGCCGCACGTGCCACCgactcctggctgggcagcgcTACTTCCAGAGAGATGGGTGCCCCACATGTGACACCTGCTTCCAG GCCACACTGGAGAAATGTGCCATGTGCCAGGAGCTGATCACAGAGCACATTGTCCGTGCCCTAGGCAAGGGCTACCACCCCAGCTGCTTctcctgtgctgcctgtggCCGGGCCATGGGCACTGAGAGCTTTGCTGTGGACGAGCAGGGTGACGTGTACTGCGTGCCTGACTTCTATAG GAAATACGCTGCGGTGTGCAGTGCCTGTGAGCGCCCCATTGTCCCCCATGAGGACGAGGACACCTACAAGATCGAGTGCCTGGGACGCAGCTTCCACGAGAGCTGCTACCGCTGTGAG ATCTGCAGGATGCCTCTGTCACCAGAGATGACAGAGAATGGGTGCTACCCCTTGGATGACCACCTCCTCTGCAAGTCCTGCCACGTCCGCTGCTGCAGTGAGTCATCCTGCTGA